A portion of the Granulosicoccus antarcticus IMCC3135 genome contains these proteins:
- a CDS encoding polysaccharide deacetylase family protein: MSSNTNMERLSEALQQLPESSKPVRFWLRDDDAVEPGEALDRLLALAEAHAIPLSLAVIPAMATAELRLRLESARQVSVAVHGWSHHNHAPANEKKQELGSHRSSSEVLAELRRGFKQLSGDYGEQFLPVLVPPWNRISSELVPALGDIGFQALSTFAEQEYSSIPMINTQVDIIDWKKTRGGRATGELVSEIIAQLRYPQNPIGLLTHHLVHDEQAWQFLEQLFVATSHDPAVRWIAASELLESSP, translated from the coding sequence ATGAGCAGCAATACAAACATGGAACGACTGTCCGAAGCATTGCAGCAGTTGCCGGAGTCAAGCAAACCGGTACGTTTCTGGTTACGTGACGACGATGCGGTGGAGCCCGGTGAGGCGCTGGATCGTCTTCTGGCATTGGCTGAGGCGCACGCCATACCGTTGAGTCTGGCGGTGATTCCGGCCATGGCAACTGCAGAGTTGCGGCTAAGGCTGGAATCTGCCAGGCAAGTCAGCGTTGCGGTGCATGGTTGGTCGCATCACAATCATGCGCCGGCCAATGAGAAGAAACAGGAGCTGGGGTCGCACAGGTCCTCGTCCGAAGTGCTTGCGGAGCTCAGACGTGGATTCAAGCAACTGTCGGGCGATTATGGTGAGCAGTTTCTGCCGGTGCTGGTGCCGCCCTGGAATCGAATTTCCAGTGAGCTGGTTCCGGCCTTGGGCGACATCGGTTTTCAGGCGCTGTCGACCTTCGCTGAACAGGAATACAGCTCAATACCCATGATCAATACCCAGGTCGACATCATCGACTGGAAAAAGACTCGTGGGGGACGTGCGACGGGCGAACTGGTGTCAGAGATCATTGCACAGTTGCGTTACCCGCAGAATCCGATTGGCTTGCTGACCCATCATCTGGTACACGACGAGCAAGCCTGGCAGTTTCTGGAGCAGTTGTTTGTCGCTACCAGCCATGACCCTGCAGTGCGCTGGATCGCGGCCAGCGAACTGCTTGAAAGCTCCCCATAA
- a CDS encoding ABC transporter substrate-binding protein has protein sequence MITRRTVLGMLVAAALPTRLQAASRDSAFLQKRIDAGELPELMGRLPLNPRVIDLQAKGRTLGQQGGTLRMLIGGQRDIRYLPINSYSRLVGYDEHLNLSPDILESFTVDNGRVFTLHLRKGHKWSDGSDYTAEDFSYYWNHVVLNKELLRGGPPVNLKVNGNVAKFEVLDPQTVRYSWDLPMPQFLHELAAPIPLTLALPSAYMQQFHANFQSAEKLKALVKLKRVDDWVGLHRKMSRQNRPDNPELPTLEAWRPTTQPPAEQFVFERNPFFHRVDEQGTQLPYVDRMVMNVSTSDIIAAKSATGEADLQAAGIDLPDYTLIKEAEQRFPLKVSLWKRTRGSSVALFPNLNCRDRAWRSLFRDVRMRRALSLAINRREINQVIYYGLAHESANTILPESPLFKPEYASAWSTYEPKHANRLLDYIGLTERGDNGIRLLPDGRPANITIESSGESTLETDVLELITDHFRDIGIALFVRTSQRDIFRSRIMGGDVMMSVFQGLDNGLPSADMPPSELAPTSDDQLQWPAWGLYHMSGHSQGHASRLHHVQLLGKLLDDWMLTTSTEQRTQIWEDMLKIHADQVFSIGTINGSLQPVVRSARLHNLPEKGLFGFAPTSYFGAYMPDTFWLDKES, from the coding sequence ATGATCACTCGGCGTACTGTTCTGGGCATGCTGGTAGCAGCCGCACTGCCAACTCGGCTGCAAGCTGCGTCCAGGGATTCAGCCTTTCTGCAAAAGCGCATTGATGCGGGTGAACTACCAGAGTTGATGGGGCGTTTGCCGCTCAACCCTCGTGTCATCGACCTGCAAGCCAAGGGCCGAACGCTCGGTCAGCAGGGCGGAACTTTACGGATGCTGATTGGCGGACAAAGAGATATACGCTACCTGCCCATCAACAGCTATTCCAGACTGGTGGGCTATGATGAACATCTGAACCTGTCGCCCGATATTCTGGAGTCCTTCACGGTCGACAATGGTCGTGTCTTTACCCTGCATCTGCGCAAAGGTCACAAGTGGTCGGACGGTAGTGACTACACGGCAGAGGATTTCAGTTACTACTGGAACCATGTCGTGCTCAACAAGGAGCTGCTCAGAGGCGGGCCACCGGTCAACCTGAAGGTCAATGGCAACGTGGCCAAGTTCGAAGTGCTGGATCCGCAAACAGTACGTTATAGCTGGGACCTACCCATGCCGCAGTTCCTGCACGAGCTGGCCGCGCCCATACCTCTGACGCTGGCCTTGCCTTCCGCCTATATGCAGCAGTTTCATGCAAACTTTCAGAGCGCCGAAAAGCTGAAGGCCTTGGTTAAGCTGAAACGCGTAGACGATTGGGTGGGCTTGCATCGCAAGATGTCACGTCAGAACCGGCCTGATAATCCTGAGCTGCCAACACTGGAGGCCTGGCGACCGACGACTCAGCCGCCGGCCGAGCAGTTCGTATTTGAACGTAATCCGTTTTTTCATCGAGTAGATGAGCAGGGTACCCAGCTGCCCTATGTTGACCGTATGGTCATGAACGTCAGTACCTCGGATATCATTGCCGCCAAGAGTGCGACCGGCGAAGCCGACTTGCAGGCTGCCGGGATCGATTTGCCGGACTACACCCTGATCAAGGAAGCTGAACAGCGGTTCCCTCTCAAGGTGTCATTGTGGAAACGCACACGCGGCTCGAGTGTGGCCTTGTTCCCGAACCTCAATTGCAGGGACCGTGCCTGGCGATCACTGTTTCGTGATGTCAGAATGCGTCGCGCATTATCGCTGGCCATCAATCGACGCGAAATCAATCAGGTCATCTACTACGGCCTGGCGCATGAGAGTGCCAATACAATTCTGCCGGAGAGTCCACTGTTCAAGCCTGAGTACGCTTCCGCCTGGTCGACTTACGAGCCGAAACATGCCAACCGCCTGCTCGATTATATTGGCCTGACAGAGCGCGGCGATAATGGTATCCGTCTGCTGCCTGATGGACGGCCTGCCAACATCACGATCGAGTCATCGGGGGAAAGCACCCTGGAGACCGATGTGCTGGAGCTGATCACTGATCATTTTCGAGACATCGGTATTGCGCTGTTCGTGAGAACATCGCAGCGCGATATCTTTCGCAGCCGCATCATGGGTGGTGATGTGATGATGTCTGTTTTTCAGGGCCTTGACAATGGCCTGCCTTCAGCTGACATGCCGCCCAGCGAGCTGGCACCGACCTCGGATGATCAACTGCAATGGCCAGCCTGGGGTTTGTATCATATGTCCGGACATTCACAGGGACACGCATCCCGATTGCATCACGTACAGTTACTTGGAAAATTGCTGGATGACTGGATGCTGACAACTTCCACAGAGCAGCGCACACAGATCTGGGAGGATATGCTGAAGATTCATGCGGATCAGGTATTCAGCATCGGTACCATCAATGGTTCACTGCAGCCGGTTGTACGTTCAGCAAGACTGCATAATCTTCCGGAAAAAGGTCTGTTCGGCTTTGCGCCAACCAGTTACTTCGGTGCCTATATGCCCGATACCTTCTGGCTGGACAAGGAGAGCTGA
- a CDS encoding metallophosphoesterase family protein: MPPCELPGVAVIADAHFHAIDSDYDLPATVFNGQSATLRSWIDTRRSSRVFNESGAALKAALKDIADRGIRHIVLLGDYTDDGQLEATQRLVQLLQLYQDRYSMQFYAIPGNHDCYGPVGKHQSTRFTSTPGNTVLVTSDPEVAASESDTSVLTRKMYCDGAPAGLLPMREFGLCRQDGYLHWESPFGLDDSFASRRYEAHSADGGTVRSLIDASYLVEPEPGLWLLMIDANVFEPRNGQREITRKKAFFDSSDAGWNAVLRCKPHLITWISDVSKRARQLGKALLSFSHYPAMDAFDDWSLSESRLFGQTETLRRRPDKQVAETLLEVGLRLHLGGHLHINGKSTCNIGNQQFTDIAVPSLAAFPPAYKSLHATAERCRVETISLNSLALDPWLLGCYRAENDALKRSQDRALDALNYGDFLYKRMYSRVAQSYLPKEWPTDIAGELEGRNVADLASFLIAQRRGARRNGARQLGAQHDGIPAIDTQYAAELKSLSIAHSLDIDVFQDCSIMDLIVDWYCLRHAGHQAASFSPLQRLNLYRFLAQEFGDLQSVENNPTAAFFHVFLGVLQQSLQRLEPAGSMTDFIELRP; encoded by the coding sequence ATGCCCCCGTGTGAACTGCCCGGGGTTGCCGTCATCGCTGATGCGCATTTTCATGCTATTGACAGCGATTATGATCTGCCAGCGACTGTATTCAATGGCCAGTCTGCCACCTTGCGAAGCTGGATCGATACCCGTCGCTCATCCCGGGTTTTCAATGAAAGTGGTGCCGCACTGAAAGCTGCGCTGAAAGACATCGCAGATCGAGGCATTCGTCACATTGTGCTGTTAGGCGATTACACCGATGACGGACAGCTAGAAGCCACCCAGCGACTGGTGCAGCTGCTGCAGTTGTATCAAGATCGATACAGCATGCAGTTCTACGCTATCCCCGGCAACCATGATTGCTACGGACCGGTGGGCAAACACCAGTCAACCCGATTTACCAGCACACCGGGCAACACGGTTCTGGTGACCAGTGATCCGGAGGTCGCAGCGAGCGAAAGCGACACATCGGTTCTGACGCGCAAGATGTACTGTGACGGTGCCCCTGCAGGCTTGTTGCCGATGCGCGAATTCGGGTTGTGCAGACAAGATGGATACCTGCATTGGGAAAGCCCTTTCGGACTCGATGACAGCTTCGCCTCGCGACGCTACGAGGCTCATTCTGCCGACGGTGGAACAGTCCGCTCACTGATAGATGCCTCCTATCTGGTCGAACCCGAACCAGGCCTGTGGCTGTTGATGATCGATGCCAATGTTTTCGAGCCCCGTAATGGACAACGGGAAATCACTCGAAAAAAAGCCTTTTTCGACAGCAGTGATGCCGGCTGGAATGCAGTCCTGCGTTGCAAGCCACATTTGATTACCTGGATCAGCGATGTCAGCAAACGTGCGCGCCAACTCGGCAAAGCCCTGCTGAGTTTCTCCCACTATCCGGCCATGGATGCTTTTGATGATTGGAGTCTGAGCGAAAGCAGACTCTTCGGCCAGACAGAAACCTTGCGTCGACGCCCAGACAAGCAAGTCGCCGAGACTTTACTGGAGGTGGGGCTCAGATTGCACCTGGGTGGTCATCTGCATATCAATGGTAAATCGACCTGCAATATCGGCAATCAACAGTTTACCGATATTGCAGTGCCTTCCCTGGCGGCTTTCCCACCGGCCTACAAGAGCCTTCACGCCACAGCTGAGCGATGCAGAGTCGAGACCATTTCGCTCAATTCACTCGCCCTCGATCCGTGGCTGCTGGGTTGTTACCGAGCTGAAAACGATGCCTTGAAGCGTTCACAGGATCGTGCGCTGGATGCATTGAACTACGGTGATTTTCTGTACAAAAGGATGTATTCGCGTGTCGCGCAAAGCTATCTACCTAAAGAATGGCCGACAGACATTGCCGGCGAACTGGAGGGCCGGAACGTGGCTGATCTGGCGAGCTTTCTGATCGCCCAACGCCGCGGCGCCCGACGCAACGGCGCCCGACAACTCGGCGCTCAACATGACGGCATTCCAGCTATCGATACCCAGTACGCCGCCGAGCTCAAATCCTTAAGTATCGCCCACTCGCTGGACATCGACGTATTTCAGGATTGCTCGATAATGGATCTGATTGTCGACTGGTACTGCCTGCGTCACGCAGGTCATCAGGCAGCCAGCTTTTCCCCTCTGCAGCGATTGAATCTCTATCGGTTTCTGGCACAGGAATTCGGCGATCTGCAATCAGTGGAAAATAATCCCACCGCTGCTTTCTTTCATGTTTTTCTAGGCGTCCTGCAGCAGTCCCTGCAGCGGCTTGAACCTGCAGGCTCGATGACTGATTTCATCGAACTGCGCCCTTGA
- a CDS encoding BolA family protein has product MKVATVINDILVEALAPTVLDVINESHMHNVPAGSESHFKLVVVSNEFDGKNLIGRHRTINKLLAEQLKNDIHALSMHTYTSAEWSERGGDVPESPPCMGGKAHEADSD; this is encoded by the coding sequence ATGAAAGTAGCAACCGTAATCAATGACATTCTGGTGGAGGCTCTAGCACCTACCGTGCTGGACGTTATCAACGAAAGCCATATGCACAATGTGCCTGCCGGCTCTGAAAGTCACTTCAAGCTGGTGGTTGTGAGTAATGAGTTTGATGGCAAGAATCTGATCGGTCGTCATCGCACCATCAATAAACTGTTGGCAGAGCAGTTGAAGAATGATATCCATGCACTGTCCATGCATACCTATACCTCTGCAGAATGGAGCGAGCGGGGCGGAGATGTCCCTGAGTCACCTCCCTGCATGGGCGGCAAGGCACATGAAGCTGATAGTGACTGA
- a CDS encoding glycosyltransferase family 32 protein, whose product MIDLTELKSRLKTAASLRGSGQYEQARQILDTLAADPTIKQLGQQTSLGMPRQLQSALLKLAKAEKDAVHKAAYQYHLVPPPELLNKYAQFSSSERRHIAQLAREPIPRNIHQIWIGSMPPPEGSRAWERHASQHDYAYKLWREEDLRAIGVEDNPVYQKLIRIGNLPGAVDIARYMILEKLGGIYLDCDWYPARNDLSFDDLLPMNGLTAMPEDIPRNTGKGGLLLANSMLLAPAGHPVFTRLLKALNDVWNELPEAPVWWTTGPLIFTLMSRGGAVTLADAAFVAGSLPQETPLNEVDHWCQQAQQDDLGLLLLWKSWIW is encoded by the coding sequence ATGATTGATTTAACCGAATTGAAAAGCCGCCTGAAAACGGCAGCCTCGCTGCGCGGCTCCGGACAGTACGAACAAGCCCGACAAATACTGGATACGCTGGCCGCTGATCCGACAATCAAACAATTGGGTCAGCAGACATCACTGGGCATGCCCAGACAATTGCAATCCGCTCTGTTGAAGCTGGCCAAGGCTGAAAAGGATGCCGTGCACAAAGCGGCCTATCAATACCATCTCGTGCCACCACCCGAGCTGTTGAACAAATATGCACAGTTCAGCAGCAGTGAGCGTCGCCATATTGCACAACTGGCTCGCGAACCCATTCCGCGCAACATTCATCAGATCTGGATTGGCTCAATGCCTCCCCCGGAGGGCTCTCGTGCCTGGGAACGACATGCCAGCCAGCACGACTATGCCTACAAGCTGTGGCGTGAGGAGGATTTGCGCGCTATCGGGGTGGAAGATAATCCGGTCTATCAGAAGCTGATCAGGATCGGCAATCTACCCGGTGCTGTCGATATTGCGCGATACATGATTCTGGAAAAACTCGGAGGTATCTACCTGGATTGCGATTGGTACCCTGCCCGCAACGATTTGAGCTTTGATGATCTGCTACCGATGAACGGGCTAACGGCGATGCCAGAAGATATTCCAAGAAATACCGGCAAAGGTGGCTTGCTGCTAGCCAATTCCATGTTGCTGGCACCCGCAGGACACCCGGTGTTCACACGCTTGCTCAAGGCTCTGAATGATGTCTGGAACGAACTGCCCGAAGCGCCTGTCTGGTGGACTACTGGTCCACTGATATTCACCCTCATGAGCCGCGGTGGTGCTGTGACACTGGCCGATGCCGCCTTTGTGGCAGGCTCACTGCCGCAGGAAACCCCACTGAACGAGGTTGATCACTGGTGTCAACAAGCACAACAGGACGATCTGGGCCTGCTATTGCTGTGGAAATCCTGGATCTGGTAG
- a CDS encoding ABC transporter permease, which produces MLRYIFWRIITMIPTLVLISALVFIIIELPPGDYFESYVSELRAMGEAADLAEIEMLKERYGFDQPLVVRYFHWVSGMLVGDFGYSFEYRLPVNEVVGDRLWLTILVSVVTIVFTWLLAFPIGIYSATHQYSWGDYGLTFVGMIGIAVPNFILALVMMYLANIWFGTSIGHLMDRAYLNQPMSWDKFVSILEHLWIPVLIIGTAGTAGMVRRLRANLLDELKKQYVVTAKAKGLHPLKVLLRYPLRMALNFFISDIGSILPAVISGAEVTAIVLSLETTGPMLIKALQSQDMYLAGSFLMFLAFLTVIGVLVSDIALALLDPRIRFGAGRHR; this is translated from the coding sequence ATGCTTCGCTACATCTTCTGGCGGATCATCACCATGATCCCCACACTTGTATTGATATCAGCTCTGGTGTTCATCATCATCGAGCTGCCCCCCGGCGACTATTTTGAAAGCTATGTGTCCGAGCTCAGAGCCATGGGCGAGGCTGCCGATCTGGCCGAGATCGAAATGCTCAAGGAACGCTATGGATTCGATCAGCCCCTGGTAGTCAGATACTTCCATTGGGTCAGTGGCATGCTCGTGGGGGATTTCGGATACTCCTTCGAATACCGTTTGCCGGTCAACGAGGTGGTTGGTGATCGGCTCTGGCTGACGATACTGGTCTCGGTTGTAACCATCGTTTTCACCTGGTTGCTGGCCTTCCCCATCGGCATCTATTCGGCCACCCATCAATACAGCTGGGGGGACTATGGACTGACGTTTGTCGGCATGATTGGCATTGCCGTGCCTAATTTCATATTGGCTCTGGTCATGATGTACCTGGCCAATATCTGGTTTGGAACATCCATCGGGCATCTGATGGACCGCGCCTATCTCAATCAACCCATGTCCTGGGACAAGTTCGTATCCATTCTCGAGCACCTGTGGATTCCGGTGCTGATTATCGGCACGGCAGGTACCGCCGGTATGGTGCGTCGGCTACGTGCCAACCTGCTGGATGAGCTCAAGAAGCAGTATGTGGTGACGGCCAAAGCAAAAGGCTTGCATCCGCTGAAAGTTCTACTCAGATACCCACTGCGCATGGCCTTGAATTTTTTCATCTCGGATATCGGTTCGATTCTGCCAGCCGTTATCTCTGGGGCTGAAGTGACAGCTATCGTCCTGTCGCTGGAAACCACAGGGCCCATGCTGATCAAAGCCTTGCAGAGTCAGGACATGTATCTGGCCGGCTCCTTTCTCATGTTTCTGGCATTTCTGACCGTGATTGGCGTGCTGGTATCCGATATCGCTCTGGCCTTGCTCGATCCGCGTATTCGCTTTGGTGCGGGGCGTCACCGATGA
- a CDS encoding dipeptide ABC transporter ATP-binding protein: MTNKNMSHQPTSGKDLLRIEDLHVSIPIPGGNVRAVKGASLRVLPGKVTALVGESGSGKSVISQVIMGLAPEQANVTGRVLFNDPEGSGEDLDLVQLPRDGRMIRSIRGRRIGMIFQEPMTSFSPLHTVGDQICEVLRIHTNLSVKEQRQRCEEMLSLVGFDNPASVFDMYSFELSGGMRQRTMIAMALVCEPALLIADEPTTALDVTIQAQILKLLRELQSRLGMAILLITHDLGVVANMADEVSVIYHGEIMEAGPLEPLFNSPRHPYLKGLMSAIPHFGMPRDTRLKPLREIETHAEHLIDKLVAPPKNPIEAAPDVILSVKNLSKTFITKKQDWQVGGSDKPVPAVDGVSFDIRRGECLGLVGESGCGKSTLSKILMHAISPDTGSVMFDDGSGPVNVLQAAGEQLQELRTKVQLIFQDPISSLSPRMTVGNILREPFEIHGRGNKEQRNIATMALLDAVGLGVDALQRYPHSFSGGQRQRVGISRALAVAPSLIICDEPVSALDVSVQAQILNLLKDLQKDMGLTYLFISHNLAVIDYMADRVAVMWAGKIVEMAPRDVIMNSPVHPYTKALMSAVPYPDLARPLDFSAAGVSSTESQQWWPEIFQSDGGQHALSSIDLGNEHFVLARSTAERSELKP; encoded by the coding sequence ATGACCAATAAAAATATGTCGCATCAGCCGACTTCCGGTAAAGACTTGCTGCGTATCGAAGACCTGCATGTGTCGATTCCGATACCCGGTGGTAATGTAAGAGCGGTCAAAGGCGCCAGCCTGCGTGTACTGCCAGGCAAGGTGACGGCACTGGTTGGTGAGTCCGGCTCTGGAAAATCCGTTATCAGCCAGGTCATCATGGGACTGGCTCCCGAACAGGCGAATGTGACAGGGCGGGTGCTGTTCAATGACCCCGAAGGCTCGGGCGAGGATCTGGATCTGGTGCAATTACCTCGTGATGGCCGAATGATTCGCTCCATACGTGGGCGTCGCATTGGCATGATTTTTCAGGAACCAATGACCTCATTCTCACCCCTGCATACGGTGGGTGATCAGATTTGTGAAGTACTTCGCATTCATACTAATCTGTCCGTCAAAGAGCAGCGCCAGCGCTGTGAAGAGATGCTCAGTCTGGTGGGGTTCGACAATCCGGCCAGCGTGTTCGACATGTATTCATTCGAACTGTCGGGCGGTATGAGGCAGCGAACCATGATCGCCATGGCCCTGGTTTGTGAGCCTGCCTTGCTGATTGCGGACGAACCGACAACGGCGCTGGATGTCACCATTCAGGCGCAGATACTCAAACTCCTGCGTGAACTCCAGTCACGCCTGGGCATGGCTATTCTGTTGATTACGCATGATCTGGGCGTGGTTGCCAATATGGCGGATGAGGTCTCTGTGATCTACCACGGTGAGATCATGGAAGCCGGTCCCCTTGAGCCTCTGTTCAATTCACCACGGCATCCGTACCTGAAGGGATTGATGTCGGCCATTCCCCATTTTGGAATGCCGCGCGATACTCGTTTGAAGCCGCTACGTGAGATTGAAACTCATGCCGAGCACCTGATTGACAAACTTGTCGCCCCTCCAAAGAATCCGATTGAGGCAGCGCCTGACGTCATCCTGTCTGTGAAAAATCTCAGCAAGACGTTCATCACCAAAAAACAGGACTGGCAAGTGGGCGGTTCGGACAAGCCAGTGCCGGCGGTGGATGGTGTCAGTTTTGATATCCGACGTGGTGAGTGTCTTGGACTGGTGGGGGAGAGTGGTTGTGGCAAGTCAACCTTGAGCAAGATTCTCATGCACGCAATCTCGCCTGATACGGGCAGTGTCATGTTCGATGATGGCAGTGGTCCGGTGAATGTCTTGCAGGCAGCTGGTGAACAGTTGCAGGAATTGCGGACCAAGGTCCAGCTGATTTTTCAGGATCCCATCTCTTCACTTTCACCGCGCATGACGGTAGGCAACATATTGCGCGAACCCTTCGAGATTCATGGGCGGGGCAACAAGGAACAGCGCAATATTGCAACTATGGCGCTTCTGGATGCCGTAGGTCTAGGAGTTGACGCCCTGCAACGCTATCCACACAGCTTCTCCGGTGGTCAGCGACAGAGAGTAGGAATTTCACGGGCGCTGGCAGTGGCACCGAGCCTGATCATCTGTGACGAACCGGTATCGGCTCTGGATGTGTCCGTGCAGGCGCAGATTCTCAATCTGCTGAAGGACTTGCAAAAGGATATGGGTCTGACCTATTTGTTTATTTCCCACAACCTGGCCGTGATCGATTATATGGCTGACAGGGTGGCGGTGATGTGGGCGGGCAAGATTGTCGAAATGGCACCGCGAGATGTCATCATGAATTCACCGGTACACCCTTACACCAAGGCGCTGATGAGCGCAGTGCCATACCCTGACCTTGCGAGGCCGCTGGATTTTTCAGCTGCCGGAGTCAGTAGTACCGAATCCCAACAATGGTGGCCGGAGATATTCCAGTCAGATGGTGGGCAACACGCTTTGTCCTCGATTGATCTGGGGAACGAACATTTCGTATTGGCACGTTCAACGGCTGAGCGTTCGGAGTTGAAGCCATGA
- a CDS encoding glycosyltransferase family 4 protein: MYKIAFYSPLKPATHPVPSGDRLMARLLMNCLSRMGHQVDTASTLRAFLRDADNESDKIQLQEQAQSEVHRLSEIWKQEGAPDVWFCYHPYFKSPDLIGPELCQTFNVAYVTAEAAHSPRRSKGIWADTQAYVLSSLERAAVNICFTQRDRLGLEAASSRVRLASMRPFIDASDFTRQTPAAEPGHLVTVAMMRAGDKFDSYARLAAALESLLHLPWTLSIVGDGNLQQAVRELFNAIPDERITWHGLLGRTDIAALFARSSLYVWPGCGEAYGLAYLEAQAAALPVVAFKTAGVPEVIDEGVSGFLTPAGDDQAYAAAIEQLLSDEKLRLTMADSAAAYVQREHTEELASVSLNDILQHTVGNLS; encoded by the coding sequence GTGTACAAGATCGCCTTCTATTCTCCCTTGAAACCTGCGACACACCCTGTGCCTTCAGGCGACCGGCTGATGGCTCGATTGCTGATGAACTGTCTGAGTCGCATGGGGCATCAGGTGGATACCGCATCAACATTGCGAGCCTTTTTGCGCGATGCTGATAATGAGTCTGACAAAATACAATTGCAGGAGCAGGCACAATCGGAAGTACACCGCTTGTCAGAGATCTGGAAGCAAGAAGGTGCACCGGATGTCTGGTTCTGCTATCACCCCTATTTCAAGTCACCTGATCTGATAGGCCCCGAGTTGTGCCAGACTTTCAATGTTGCCTACGTGACAGCTGAGGCCGCTCATTCTCCGCGCCGATCGAAGGGCATATGGGCCGATACACAGGCGTATGTGCTGAGTTCGCTGGAACGTGCTGCCGTGAATATCTGCTTCACACAAAGAGATCGGCTGGGGCTGGAGGCGGCCTCATCCAGGGTTCGACTAGCCAGCATGCGACCCTTTATCGATGCCAGCGATTTCACTCGTCAGACACCGGCGGCCGAGCCGGGGCATCTGGTAACGGTGGCCATGATGCGAGCCGGCGACAAGTTTGACAGCTACGCCAGGCTGGCCGCCGCGCTTGAGTCCTTGTTACATCTGCCCTGGACGTTATCCATCGTGGGTGATGGCAATCTGCAGCAAGCCGTGCGGGAGCTGTTCAACGCCATCCCCGATGAGCGAATCACCTGGCATGGCTTGCTCGGGCGTACTGATATTGCGGCGTTATTCGCCCGTAGTTCACTGTATGTCTGGCCCGGCTGTGGCGAAGCTTATGGACTGGCCTACCTGGAAGCTCAGGCCGCCGCTCTACCGGTGGTGGCATTCAAGACCGCCGGCGTACCCGAAGTGATTGATGAGGGTGTCAGTGGATTTCTGACACCGGCAGGCGATGATCAGGCCTATGCGGCGGCCATTGAACAGTTGCTGTCGGATGAAAAGCTACGTCTCACGATGGCTGATTCCGCCGCCGCCTACGTTCAGCGCGAGCACACAGAAGAGCTGGCCAGTGTGAGCTTGAACGATATTCTGCAACATACTGTTGGAAACCTGTCATGA